In the Loxodonta africana isolate mLoxAfr1 chromosome 1, mLoxAfr1.hap2, whole genome shotgun sequence genome, one interval contains:
- the LOC135232815 gene encoding olfactory receptor 2W1-like, translating to MINESYFNGFILLGFTGHPQLEMIISGVVFFFYTIALMGNMAIILLSFLDDHLQTPMYFFLRNLAILDLCYTTNIVPQMLVNIWGKDKRITFGGCAFQLFNDVTLCIIECILLAVMSYDRFNAVCKPLCYMTIMNSQLCHGLVAMAWLVSVISCMILSPYAMSLPRCGNHNLDHFFCEISAMVKIACVDTTAIEVTTFVVCLLMVLVPLLLILVSYGFIAVTVLKIKSATGRQKAFGTCSSHLIVVSIFYGTLIYMYIQLGNSSNQDEGKLLSIFYSIVTPSLNPLIYTLRNKEFKGAMKRLIGKEKHFMDIAGH from the coding sequence atgatcAATGAGAGCTACTTCAATGGATTTATACTTCTTGGATTCACAGGGCACCCTCAACTGGAGATGATCATCTCTGGGGTTGTCTTTTTCTTCTACACCATTGCCTTGATGGGAAATATGGCCATCATCCTGCTGTCTTTCCTGGATGACCATCTCCAAActcccatgtatttcttccttagAAATTTGGCCATCTTGGATCTCTGTTACACCACAAATATAGTCCCACAGATGTTGGTCAATATCTGGGGTAAAGACAAGAGAATAACCTTTGGTGGTTGTGCCTTTCAACTTTTCAACGATGTCACACTCTGCATCATTGAATGTATCCTTCTAGCTGTGATGTCTTATGACAGGTTCAACGCTGTCTGCAAGCCTCTGTGCTACATGACCATAATGAACTCACAGCTCTGCCATGGCTTGGTGGCCATGGCCTGGTTAGTTAGTGTTATTAGTTGCATGATCCTTTCCCCCTACGCCATGAGTCTTCCTCGATGTGGAAACCACAACCTAGACCACTTTTTTTGTGAAATATCTGCCATGGTGAAGATTGCATGTGTGGACACCACAGCCATAGAGGTAACCACATTTGTTGTATGCCTTCTTATGGTTCTTGTTCCTCTTCTTCTCATTCTGGTCTCATATGGCTTCATTGCTGTAACCGTACTCAAGATCAAATCTGCAACAGGGAGACAAAAAGCATTTGGGACTTGTTCCTCCCATCTCATTGTGGTATCCATCTTCTATGGGACTCTAATCTACATGTACATACAACTAGGAAACAGTTCAAATCAGGATGAGGGTAAACTTCTCAGTATCTTTTATTCCATTGTTACCCCCAGCTTGAACCCACTGATCTACACACTAAGGAATAAAGAGTTCAAGGGGGCCATGAAAAGGCtgattggaaaagaaaaacatttcatgGACATAGCAGGACACTAA